Within the Pseudomonadota bacterium genome, the region TCCGGGCGTGCCTGTCGAAGAGCGGAAGCGCATCTTCGAATGGTTTCATCGCGTCGACAAGGCACGGTCACGCGCCATGGGTGGAACGGGGCTGGGCCTTGCCATCGTGCGTGGCATCGTCACGGCCCACGGGGGGCGTGTTCACGTCGAGAGCGGGGAGCGGGGAGGCGCCCGCTTCGTCTGCGTTCTCCCGCGGGAAGCCTGAGCGTCGCGGGTCGCGCGGGCCACTGCTCAGGGCACGAGGTAGAACGGATTCGGAAG harbors:
- a CDS encoding ATP-binding protein; translated protein: MRHAQGGSVVSVRLEEEDAARLRLVVEDQGPGVPVEERKRIFEWFHRVDKARSRAMGGTGLGLAIVRGIVTAHGGRVHVESGERGGARFVCVLPREA